In Rhodamnia argentea isolate NSW1041297 chromosome 1, ASM2092103v1, whole genome shotgun sequence, the genomic window TGGATTTTTGCGGCTTATCTAATTCATGAGATTCATGAAATGTCTACGGGGATAGAGTTTATCCATCTAACATGGACTTTCTCGTAAAAATTCGATCATGACTAACATTTTACGCTTCATGCAAGGTCCATTAATTTTTAAATCCACAAGGAAAGATATTCATTTTTGGCCATACAATGTATAGTTACTATCCTTCTTTAATATGTCTTTCTAAATCCAGATTGGACACCTGAAGAAGGGGTTGAATCCGCCGTCTGTAACAGAACTGGCATTCGGATCGCCGCATTTGATGGCCGCCATCAAAGTCGGAATCATCACTGGCATCATCGCTCTTGCTGTAAGTTCTCACTCTCCAATTCAACTCTCGAAACACTTCTTCCCTGAATCGGATCCCTAAATTACAGTACATGTTAAATGAATGTCAATGGATGGTGTGTAGGAAGGTGTAGCTGTTGGGAGGAGTTTTGCCACATTCAAGAACTACCACATTGATGGCAACAAGGAAATGATTGCATTTGGCATGATGAACATTGCAGGCTCTTGCACTTCTTGCTACTTAACCTCAGGTACTAATTTCCTCCAACCAATTAATTCAAACGGATGATGAGAGGAGGTTTCAAATTTATCCTTAATTACGACAAAATCGAAATGATCCGCGTCATATGTCTGTGTCTTTAATTACAGGGCCATTTTCAAGAACAGCTGTGAACTTCAATGCCGGGTGCAAGAGTGCAGTGTCCAACATAGTGATGGCGACCGCAGTGATGATCACATTGCTATTCCTGACTCCGCTGTTCCATTACACCCCCCTCGTGGTGCTTGCGGCTATCATCATCTCTGCCATGCTCGGCCTCATCGACTACGAGGCCGCAATCCATCTTTGGAAGATCGACAAGTTCGACTTCGTCGTCTGCATTAGCTCGTACCTCGGCGTCGTCTTCGGGAGCATCGAGATCGGCCTTGTCACTGCGGTAAGGAAACCGAAAGAGGAAAGACAACCATAACTTATTCATGCGTTTGGTTACCACCTTCAGTTATAATTGTGTGCACGGTCATAGTATGTCTTGCCTGTTTAACTCACGAAAAAGTCATGAACTCTCCAAATTATATGCGTCGGGATGTCAAATGTTGGCGCAGACGAGAAATACTACTAAGATTGACTATGTTATGGGAATGAGCTTGCAGGTGGTATTGTCGTTGGTTAGGCTGCTAATCTCCATAGCCAGGCCAAGGACTTTCGAATTGGGCAACATTCCCAATTCCATGATATATAGAAGCATGGATCAATACCCAAATGCTGCACATGTTCCCGGAGTCCTCATCCTTCAGATAGACTCACCAATTTATTTTGCTAATGCAAACTACTTGAGAGAGAGGTACATCTAGCCTACATTACCATGCCCGACTTCTCTATTCTCGTCGAGCTTCGACCTTAAGTGGAAACCGGGGTATTTCGTGATTTTAGGCTTTCGAGATGGATCTACGAGGAGGAAGACAGGGTGAAGGCATCCGGAGAAAATAGTTTGCAGTACATTGTACTCGACTTGAGTGGTACATATAATCATAAGAAGAATTTTATCTTCACTCACTGTCAATCATACGTAGTTGGATTTAACTTGTTTGCGATGAATTACAGCCGTTGGAAGCATCGATACGAGCGGCATAAGCATGCTCAAGGAAACCAGCAAAAATGTCGACAGAAGAGGCCTCAAGGTAATAGGAAATCTTCAAGATCaatgaagggaaaattccacTTGTTTCTTCTATAACTAGAGAGTAGCTAAATGGTAGTATCTGCCATGAATTTTCGCAGCTTGTTATAGCGAACCCGCGAAGCGAGGTAATAAAGAAGCTAGAAAAGTCCAAGTTCATCGAATCCCTCGGCGAAGAATGGATCTATCTGACAGTCGGAGAGGCTGTAGGCGCGTGCAACTTCATGCTCCACACCTGTAAACAAAACCAAGTCGGGGTCGCGTTCGGTGCGCAAGACTGCAATGTATGATCCGCACGATAGGGATCGACAGATTGTCCTACACGGTGTAAACCGCGaccacaaatgcaaaatgtggCCACTTAGTGATGTACCCTAAACTGAGTTTGATTTGAAAAGAAGAATGTGAGGAAGAGGAACAGGGGCTTCCACCAATTCTTGGGAAGGAAAAGCTTTGAAGGAATCAGTCCCAGTGTAGCATCATTCCGTATTGTATGCCAAAGTTTGAATCCAAGATCTGATTGGAACTTTTTTCTGACTTGTAATCTCCTCTTTTCTTGATGGGATCTTAGTGGGATTCCATGAGCCTGTGAAATGTCTCTGTCCAAGATCTATGCTTTTAGTACTAGCCACAACGCCATGGACCACACTGGTGACGCATGAACATCGATCTgcaagtgtttgatgaaataTCAGATTCTCTTCCAGGTCAAAGGTGCTAATAATCATGAGCACTTGGAAACGTTTCATTCATAGCATCTGCCTGAATTTGCAGTTTGATCAAAGccaatgattttttaattttcttttttcaacttttcaattttgctcttTGGGTCCcggaaaaatgaaagaactgGGTACCATCTTGTTAAATGGTGACTTCGGCGCAACCACAAGTCATTCTTATACGACTATCATTGTCAGAAGAGACGTATGATTCCTGAAAGAGATGGCGTTGACCGCCAAAGACGCGATGGACGAGTCTCTCAATCGTCCATCGACATGGGATTCATCATGTGCAGAGAATTCGCATCGCATGCTTCTCATCCACTGCGAGGACAAGGAGAGTAGGGA contains:
- the LOC115750293 gene encoding sulfate transporter 3.1-like; this encodes MGNMDNMDYECPHKVAIPPAKPFLKSLATTLKETFFPDDPFRQFRGQSPSRKLVLGLQYFIPILEWGPRYTFNSFKADLVAGITIASLAVPQGISYAKLANLPPIIGLYSSFVPPFVYAMLGSSRDLAVGTVAVASLLISSMLGKEVSPTDRTREYVQLVFTSTFFAGVFQASLGFLRLGFVVDFLSHATIVGFMGGAATVVCLQQLKGMLGLVHFTHATDLVSVMRSVVTQVHEWRWESGVLGCCFLFFLLLARHFSKKRPAFFWINAMAPLTSVILGSVLVYLSHAEKHGVQVIGHLKKGLNPPSVTELAFGSPHLMAAIKVGIITGIIALAEGVAVGRSFATFKNYHIDGNKEMIAFGMMNIAGSCTSCYLTSGPFSRTAVNFNAGCKSAVSNIVMATAVMITLLFLTPLFHYTPLVVLAAIIISAMLGLIDYEAAIHLWKIDKFDFVVCISSYLGVVFGSIEIGLVTAVVLSLVRLLISIARPRTFELGNIPNSMIYRSMDQYPNAAHVPGVLILQIDSPIYFANANYLRERLSRWIYEEEDRVKASGENSLQYIVLDLSAVGSIDTSGISMLKETSKNVDRRGLKLVIANPRSEVIKKLEKSKFIESLGEEWIYLTVGEAVGACNFMLHTCKQNQVGVAFGAQDCNV